In one window of Bdellovibrio bacteriovorus W DNA:
- a CDS encoding putative transferase (COG5379 S-adenosylmethionine:diacylglycerol 3-amino-3-carboxypropyl transferase): MAKEYFSDLNYTLANEDTEIEYGLLRENAERVFSIAGSGARCLPLIAKNPKEIDVVDMSESQLFLVELRLQAMKALSYEEYLFFMGYRGAVQGVKPTPRRADLFAKLELSDKARTYWQERVNGWEGTGFIRLGKWESHFQKLGMLFRDVLRCDFSKVFAANSLEEQKELYEKAWPHLRWNSFIRVAASEYVFNKYLYKGHFSGRDGKTEERSSSQFIMEEFKRVFMTQLVRQNYFMQTLFLGKIQYEEGLPLEAHLKVFNAVKKSQTKVNYVLGNLVELLPKHAYSFISLSDTISYLEDSDANDLLQRLHTDTPAGARIVIRSFMRAAKEMNSKNWSYLIDKSQEAQMQDGTGVYQFHIYQKD; encoded by the coding sequence ATGGCAAAAGAATACTTTTCAGATCTGAATTACACACTCGCCAATGAAGATACCGAGATTGAGTATGGTTTGTTGCGTGAAAATGCGGAACGAGTTTTTTCTATTGCCGGATCTGGCGCTCGCTGTCTTCCGCTGATTGCTAAAAATCCCAAAGAGATTGATGTTGTTGATATGTCCGAAAGTCAGCTCTTTTTAGTAGAGTTGCGTTTACAGGCCATGAAGGCTCTGAGCTATGAAGAATATTTATTTTTTATGGGCTATCGCGGAGCGGTCCAAGGTGTAAAGCCCACTCCTCGTCGTGCCGATCTTTTTGCAAAGCTTGAACTGTCTGACAAGGCTCGGACCTATTGGCAAGAAAGAGTCAACGGGTGGGAGGGGACAGGCTTTATTCGTTTGGGTAAGTGGGAAAGTCATTTTCAGAAGCTTGGAATGCTTTTTAGAGATGTGCTTCGCTGTGATTTCTCGAAAGTTTTTGCTGCAAACTCTTTAGAAGAGCAGAAAGAACTTTATGAAAAGGCGTGGCCTCATTTGCGCTGGAATAGTTTTATCCGCGTTGCTGCCAGTGAATATGTTTTTAACAAGTATTTGTACAAGGGGCATTTCTCTGGTCGTGATGGAAAGACCGAGGAACGCAGCTCTTCACAGTTTATTATGGAAGAGTTTAAAAGAGTTTTCATGACCCAATTGGTACGTCAGAACTATTTTATGCAAACCTTGTTTCTAGGAAAGATTCAGTACGAAGAAGGACTTCCGTTAGAAGCTCATCTCAAAGTATTTAATGCAGTTAAGAAGTCGCAGACGAAGGTAAACTATGTTTTGGGCAATTTAGTAGAATTGTTGCCTAAGCACGCGTACTCGTTTATTTCATTATCCGATACAATCTCATATCTGGAAGACTCTGATGCCAATGATCTTTTGCAGAGGCTTCACACGGACACTCCCGCAGGCGCGCGTATCGTGATTCGCTCATTTATGAGAGCAGCTAAAGAGATGAATTCAAAAAACTGGAGCTATTTAATAGATAAGAGTCAGGAAGCGCAGATGCAAGATGGGACAGGGGTCTATCAGTTCCATATTTACCAGAAGGACTAG
- a CDS encoding phosphoenolpyruvate synthase (COG0574 Phosphoenolpyruvate synthase/pyruvate phosphate dikinase): MKRILFSSDDDILFLEGGGGKARNLAKLTMLNVPVPTWFCITQSAFDEFLNQNRIQVQQYVDPENLKVTEQKIADIFLANPLPSGLINEIQESLKNLNIASDFVAVRSSGLDEDSADNSFAGQFSSFLFQKDFADIEKSLKLCWASAYSERALSYRQTKNLPLNDIKMGVVIQKMVNAEIAGVAFSRNPMKVMDRDQLIVSSVWGLGEGLVSGELDADHYEVHRVKKTIKPTIVEKSEAFYQKEGGGIQKFPLSEDKTKISSLTDEQVKEVAELVLHLEKSLNSPQDCEWVYENGSLFCVQTRPITSVPRDDFFDAESNGNEATLWDNSNIVESYSGVTSPLTFSFASQAYRQVYIQFCEVIGVPKSLILANEKMYRNMLGSIRGHIYYNLINWYKLILMLPGSSNNKAFMETMMGVKQGLKPEFAHLFDFMKTPIKYSLPHKIGLLGVTLWRFIRVDSIINGFQKHFTETYEDARKKDFKKMSLNELRAFYEYLDGEVLRNWKAPIINDYLCMVFFGLLKKLTEKWVSSGNDGASLQNDLLCGQGDLESTEPTKTLMRIAAAVDQGEPQQRTWLLETPASQAWEELKAGRFRNLKARMDDFLDAYGFRCINELKLEASDLHDDPSFVMGAVQSYVRMKSYDIAEMEKREAEIRDAAEKKVRENLKGVKLWIYFKILGQARKAVRNRENLRFARTKIFGIARHLFRGIGHQLTRQGVIQDERDIFYLTVEEIMSFIEGRSVTLNISALIELRKSEYADFEKSLPPPDRFMTFGAAGIACKYPQVLTESDLLAADMPKSTDPNTLYGVPCCPGVVEGVVRVVHNMQDAEGLNGEILVTSKTDPGWVPLYPSCSGLLIERGSLLSHSAVVARELGLPTIVGISGGLMQKLKTGQRVRIDAAKGEVRILQDAAE; the protein is encoded by the coding sequence ATGAAACGGATTTTATTTTCGTCAGACGACGACATTCTATTTTTAGAAGGTGGCGGAGGTAAGGCTCGCAACCTTGCAAAGCTCACAATGCTCAATGTTCCAGTTCCAACTTGGTTCTGCATCACACAGAGTGCTTTTGATGAGTTTCTAAATCAAAATCGCATTCAGGTTCAACAATACGTGGACCCTGAAAACCTCAAAGTCACAGAACAAAAGATCGCTGATATCTTTTTAGCTAATCCACTTCCCTCTGGATTGATCAATGAGATTCAGGAATCACTCAAAAACTTAAACATTGCCTCTGATTTCGTGGCCGTTCGTTCAAGTGGCTTGGATGAAGATTCTGCGGATAATAGTTTTGCCGGTCAGTTCTCGTCATTTCTTTTTCAGAAAGACTTTGCTGATATCGAAAAATCTTTGAAGCTATGTTGGGCTTCAGCCTATTCAGAAAGAGCTCTTTCCTATCGACAGACAAAGAATCTGCCTCTGAATGATATTAAAATGGGTGTTGTTATTCAAAAGATGGTCAATGCTGAAATTGCCGGAGTGGCTTTTTCTCGTAACCCTATGAAAGTAATGGATCGCGATCAACTGATCGTAAGCTCCGTTTGGGGCTTGGGAGAAGGTCTTGTTAGCGGAGAACTAGATGCCGACCATTATGAAGTTCATCGCGTAAAGAAAACAATTAAACCCACCATCGTAGAAAAGAGCGAAGCTTTTTATCAAAAAGAAGGTGGTGGAATTCAAAAGTTTCCTCTGAGTGAAGATAAAACCAAGATCTCAAGTCTTACAGACGAACAAGTCAAAGAGGTCGCGGAGCTTGTGCTTCATCTAGAAAAATCTTTAAACTCACCCCAAGACTGCGAATGGGTTTATGAAAACGGAAGTCTTTTCTGTGTACAAACTCGCCCCATCACTTCCGTTCCAAGAGATGATTTCTTTGATGCAGAATCGAATGGCAACGAGGCTACGTTGTGGGACAACTCAAACATTGTAGAAAGCTACTCTGGAGTCACCTCCCCTTTGACCTTTAGCTTTGCCAGCCAAGCGTATCGCCAAGTCTATATACAGTTTTGTGAGGTCATTGGTGTTCCTAAATCACTGATTCTCGCAAATGAGAAGATGTATAGAAATATGTTGGGAAGTATCCGCGGCCATATCTATTACAATCTCATCAACTGGTACAAGCTGATCCTCATGCTTCCGGGCTCGAGCAATAACAAAGCCTTTATGGAAACAATGATGGGAGTCAAACAAGGGCTCAAGCCTGAGTTTGCGCACCTATTTGATTTTATGAAGACACCCATCAAGTATTCTCTGCCGCATAAGATCGGCCTCTTAGGTGTGACTCTGTGGCGCTTTATCCGTGTCGATTCAATCATCAACGGGTTTCAAAAACATTTCACTGAAACCTATGAAGATGCTCGTAAAAAAGATTTTAAAAAAATGTCGCTCAATGAATTGCGCGCATTCTATGAATATTTAGATGGAGAAGTTCTTAGAAACTGGAAAGCTCCTATCATCAACGACTATCTCTGCATGGTGTTTTTCGGACTTTTGAAAAAACTCACGGAGAAATGGGTTTCGTCAGGCAATGATGGCGCCTCTCTACAGAACGATCTGCTCTGTGGACAAGGAGATCTTGAATCCACCGAACCCACTAAGACTCTAATGAGAATTGCGGCAGCGGTGGATCAAGGCGAGCCCCAACAGCGCACTTGGCTTTTAGAGACTCCGGCATCGCAAGCTTGGGAAGAACTTAAAGCAGGGAGATTTCGCAATCTCAAAGCCCGCATGGATGATTTCTTAGATGCCTATGGCTTTCGTTGCATCAATGAACTCAAACTGGAGGCGAGCGATCTGCATGACGACCCAAGCTTTGTCATGGGAGCCGTTCAATCCTATGTCCGCATGAAGTCCTATGACATTGCTGAAATGGAAAAACGTGAAGCTGAGATTCGTGATGCTGCAGAAAAGAAGGTTCGCGAAAACCTAAAAGGCGTTAAACTGTGGATCTATTTTAAAATCCTAGGACAAGCCCGTAAAGCCGTGCGCAATCGTGAGAACCTGCGCTTTGCAAGAACTAAGATATTTGGAATTGCTCGCCATCTCTTTAGAGGGATCGGCCATCAGTTAACACGCCAAGGTGTTATACAAGATGAAAGAGATATCTTTTATTTGACGGTCGAAGAGATCATGTCCTTCATCGAAGGACGCTCTGTCACACTTAATATTTCTGCGCTGATTGAACTTAGAAAATCTGAATACGCAGACTTCGAGAAGTCTTTGCCACCACCAGATCGTTTTATGACGTTTGGTGCTGCAGGAATTGCTTGTAAGTATCCCCAAGTACTTACGGAGTCAGATCTCTTGGCAGCAGATATGCCCAAGTCTACCGATCCAAATACGCTCTATGGTGTTCCTTGCTGCCCTGGAGTCGTTGAGGGTGTCGTTAGAGTCGTTCATAATATGCAGGATGCTGAAGGCCTTAACGGGGAAATTCTTGTTACGAGTAAAACAGACCCTGGCTGGGTTCCACTGTATCCTTCTTGCTCAGGATTATTGATTGAGCGCGGAAGCTTACTGTCTCACTCTGCCGTGGTTGCTCGTGAACTTGGATTGCCAACGATAGTTGGAATCTCTGGAGGGCTTATGCAAAAGCTAAAAACAGGGCAACGAGTTCGCATTGATGCGGCTAAAGGGGAAGTTCGCATTCTACAAGACGCGGCTGAATAA
- a CDS encoding putative dehydrogenase (COG0459 Chaperonin GroEL (HSP60 family)) yields MKHSYRIAEISFGRSHWDTAYEFEFENKIFQVQRFSANFSVESVVRLIESLRDQVDAFAMTSLPPVIKLDQKSYVHRQYLEIMATPTTVPLCDGTGLREISNVNSLIEMIEEKEIQPEQGVFFPAAIFSTELEEYIRHRYQKAVHIGDAYSLLGLPILIQPFRGLMTISKLALNFANVKDLKSNTPLAETKLQKMSRSSFASQVENIQYVFCDLPFLLLFDSAIEFVRGKDLVIWSSHPVMEEVAKKYQPRSIINLFPEKYKLHPNMNYSVLDATLRLAFGKTAPLSLEEWEDLILGESEKRHTVRKYTVTRRNSTQHKISSQVNKVRNKVLGEKAPDFAFVIHALSHKDFERVPGLGMIKHMPTSWNDGFDKLMGKTPAFVYGHVNHVISESTGEKVNGILYALPATPKVLKNSDPEIIYRKIENLCHDAANRGAKIIGLGAYTKIVGDQGITINANSPIPVTTGNSLSASATLWALNDVVQKMRILNHDKETGLVEGTAMVIGATGSIGQVSAKLLALVFKRLVLVAPRLERLRELKQQLEAISPRCEVMIVTDANELASQADVLVTATSAFDHKVVDVMRLKPGAVVCDCSRPLDFDIEDAKKRPDVLIIESGEVILPGPVKMDCDLGLPGNSVYACLAETALLAMEKRYEAFTLGRDIEWHKVKQIYKMATKHGVKLAAIQGHAGIITDREIELTRQLALSRRKSWTP; encoded by the coding sequence ATGAAGCATTCATATCGAATCGCAGAGATTAGTTTCGGCAGATCTCACTGGGACACAGCTTATGAATTTGAATTTGAAAATAAAATTTTTCAAGTTCAGAGATTCAGTGCGAACTTTTCCGTAGAGTCGGTAGTGCGTTTGATTGAGTCCCTGCGTGATCAAGTCGACGCTTTTGCGATGACTAGCTTACCACCGGTTATTAAACTTGATCAGAAAAGCTACGTGCATCGTCAGTATTTAGAAATTATGGCGACTCCGACGACCGTTCCTCTTTGTGATGGAACGGGTTTGCGAGAGATTAGCAATGTGAACTCTTTAATCGAAATGATTGAAGAGAAGGAGATTCAGCCAGAACAGGGCGTGTTCTTTCCTGCGGCGATTTTTTCAACCGAGCTTGAAGAATATATCCGCCATCGATATCAAAAAGCGGTGCATATCGGGGACGCGTATTCTCTTTTGGGGCTGCCTATCTTGATTCAACCATTCCGTGGTTTGATGACTATCTCTAAGTTGGCTCTCAATTTTGCGAACGTGAAAGACTTAAAGAGCAACACCCCTCTGGCTGAAACTAAATTGCAAAAGATGAGTCGGAGTTCTTTTGCAAGCCAAGTTGAAAATATTCAGTATGTTTTTTGCGATCTGCCATTTTTATTGCTTTTTGATTCTGCCATCGAGTTTGTAAGAGGGAAGGACCTAGTGATCTGGTCTTCACACCCTGTGATGGAAGAAGTCGCTAAGAAATACCAACCACGTTCGATAATTAATCTCTTTCCAGAAAAATATAAACTGCACCCGAATATGAACTATTCGGTATTAGATGCGACCCTAAGATTGGCTTTTGGAAAGACCGCTCCTCTTTCATTGGAAGAGTGGGAAGATCTTATACTTGGAGAAAGTGAAAAGCGTCATACGGTTCGTAAGTATACGGTGACTCGTAGAAACTCAACGCAACATAAGATTTCTTCTCAGGTGAATAAAGTTCGCAACAAAGTTCTCGGAGAAAAAGCTCCAGACTTTGCGTTTGTGATACATGCGCTCTCCCATAAAGACTTTGAAAGAGTTCCGGGCTTAGGAATGATTAAGCATATGCCCACTTCATGGAACGATGGCTTCGATAAATTGATGGGGAAGACACCAGCGTTTGTGTACGGACACGTAAACCATGTGATCAGCGAATCCACCGGTGAAAAGGTGAACGGGATTCTTTATGCTCTACCAGCAACTCCGAAGGTTTTAAAGAACTCTGATCCAGAGATAATCTATCGAAAAATTGAGAACCTCTGTCATGATGCTGCCAATCGCGGTGCAAAAATCATTGGTCTTGGGGCTTACACTAAGATCGTCGGCGATCAGGGAATTACCATCAATGCGAATTCACCAATCCCTGTGACGACCGGAAACAGCCTGAGCGCGTCTGCCACACTGTGGGCTTTGAACGATGTCGTGCAGAAGATGCGTATTTTAAATCACGACAAAGAAACGGGACTTGTTGAGGGCACCGCAATGGTGATTGGCGCCACGGGGTCCATTGGACAGGTATCCGCAAAACTTTTAGCCCTGGTTTTTAAAAGACTAGTTCTTGTGGCGCCACGCTTAGAGCGCTTAAGAGAACTAAAGCAGCAGCTCGAAGCGATCTCTCCTCGTTGCGAAGTTATGATTGTCACAGACGCCAATGAGTTGGCTTCTCAAGCAGATGTCCTAGTAACGGCGACTTCGGCATTTGATCATAAGGTGGTCGATGTGATGCGCTTAAAGCCTGGGGCCGTCGTTTGTGACTGCTCTCGTCCTCTGGATTTTGATATTGAAGACGCAAAAAAACGTCCTGACGTTTTGATCATTGAATCTGGCGAAGTGATTTTGCCAGGACCTGTGAAGATGGATTGCGATTTAGGACTGCCAGGAAATTCTGTTTATGCTTGTCTGGCAGAGACAGCTTTGTTGGCGATGGAAAAACGCTATGAAGCTTTCACTTTAGGGCGTGATATCGAGTGGCATAAGGTAAAACAAATTTATAAAATGGCCACAAAACATGGCGTGAAATTAGCTGCAATTCAAGGTCATGCAGGTATAATCACAGACCGAGAGATTGAGTTAACACGACAACTGGCGCTCTCTCGAAGAAAGAGTTGGACACCATGA